DNA sequence from the Malus sylvestris chromosome 10, drMalSylv7.2, whole genome shotgun sequence genome:
CATTGATTTCTCCCAATGGGTTGGGGATGTAATCTCAGAATATGGGGAGCTGTCCAGCCTTCCTGCATATATCAGGCAACCCATGAGCTTCACGACCTCATCCTTGTGAGGGGAGGGAGGAGAAGCAAAAGGAGAAAGGCAAGTCCTGGCATACTGAAGTGCACTGGCTAGATTTCCCTTTTGTAAAATCTCCAGAAACTGCAAACTATGAAGTTTAACCTCAAGATTCGAACCAATTTGATTCAGCCTCTCACGGTTAGCAGAGACCCAGTTCAGAGCAGGCTCAAGGTTCTTAACCTTCATAGCCTCAACTATCTGATGCAATTCCATGAACTGAGATTTTAAAATGGTTGATTCTGGTTCTCCAGCCTCATCTATTATGCCATCTCCCAGATTAAATGAACCTTCCCGATAAAAATGATTCGCAATCATCTGAGTCACAATATGATGGTCAAAATCAACATATCTGTATGCTTTTGATATGTCGGAATTCAAAGACCTTTCAAGGAGTTTAGTGTACTTGCTAAGGTTTACATTTAGCTCCTTATGTGACCCTTCTAACTGGGGGATTGAGCCAATTCCATTGAGCTTGACTTTAAGGTCTGCAAGGACAGATCTATAATCAACAGGAGAAGTGGGATCATGAGCTGAAAGGATTTCTGTCAGTGTCTGTTCAATTTCACGACCAACTTGGTAGATTACATCTTGGGATTTAGAAAAACATAGCTTTTGCTTCTTAACGACACGCTCAAATGCATCTTTGATGGTACTTAGCTCCATCTTCCTGTCCAAGTGGCAGGCTCCTGCAAGGCTGACAAAGGCAAAAGTTTCTTTGactccacaacaccacaaaatAAACAACACAAATGTATTTTCTTGAATGCAATTATCAGAAGGCTGGAATTTTGTTTCTCCTCAGACGTAATTGTGCTAAAGGCAATTAACAAAAGCTAAGAAAATGGAAAGTTGCACCACTAATgagaataattaaaaaatacattTGAGCAATAAAGATTAAAGAGGATAACTGAACCAAATTATAGAGATAAGTAGGCGGATGACATTCTACGTCATAGTAGTCCAATTGTTTGTGAAAATTCCCACAGCAAACAAATGCAAACCAAAAGGCACAGATGTTTATTATGAAATATACAAAGGTTAACTTGAGCTCAATCTTGGGCTCATGTAAAGCTTCCCAAAGTTTAGTTAGATTCCTGCACAGCTCTACCTGAGTTAGCTAGTCATCTTTACTACAGTAAATTGGTATTGCGGATAGAGATAGACGGGTCCGAACCAtactttaaaaattttgaatcccATGACCCAAAATCAGACAAGGTTCTACACAGCATGCCAACCTATGTGAAAAATCATCCTAACTTCAGTTACGGACCACCACTAAATCCCATAaaagagtttattttcaaggcAATCATTTTCAAGGATCAAGCAAAGAAGGGAAGGGACCAAATGAAGGGGCAGGTATGATATTTGGACAAATAAAAGCACAGAACACATCATATTTAAACTTTGAATAGACTATATGAAGAACATATACAACAGCATGAAGCCAAGAGCGGAAATACTCTTACGAACAATATAACGTCCATTACCAAAAATGCCTAAAACACCTTTGGTGCTTAAATTACCCAACTGATTAAACAGTCAAGTGAGGGCTGCATCTTGGCTTGCACGGAATCATACATGCAAAACAAGGCTTCTGAAGTTCATGAAGGTAAATGCACATATGAAATGTCCCCACACCATCCATATCATACAAACACCAATTCAACATCTTCCATCACTCCGTTTTAAGAAGCTCTCTTCTATGTATGAAAGACATATCCCAAAACCAACAACTTGACAATGATGAATGAAGACTCCACAGATAGAAGAAGAAGATTCTATTAAGCTACTGCAAAGCAAAGTAACAACAACTACAAGGTAGGTATTCTCCCTACAGTTCACAAAACCTCCAACCAAAAACACCACAGTGATATCACGGATTGCTTACAAGATGATAAAGTTAGCAACCAATATATAAAACTCTCTATTATCTTCATTAAATCAAGCGCTAGAGTGATATCACAAATTGCTTACAAAAAGATAAAGTAGGcagcaaaaacacaaaactcgCATTATCTTCAATATATGTTAAACATGATTTGGTGcagaaaaaaacacaaaagggaAACCCTAAGGAGAAGCAAGGAATACCTTTTCTTGCTCCTAACTGTATCAGTAGATCAATAAATTGTTCCTGTAACAAAAAAGAACGTATCAATAAAACGCAACCAATAATTCATCAAAGATCAAATTTTGCACACCCACATCGAAAAAACAATTTTGAAACTTGTAAAAACAGATACAATGCCAAATTCAAGTTACACAGAAAGCAATTGCCAAATTACAATCCCACACCAAACCAAATTTCACTACTCATCCAATTAAGTCTACTTTTCAAAAACACCGGATAGCGAAAACACGTCACAATTTTACACTGTgaacgaaaaacaaaaaacaaaaaataaaatctccACCCTCGAGCCTGATAATTACAACTGCCTACCACTAATTTTAGACAACCCCAATCCTTGTTTGATTCGATAAGAAAATAaactgaattaaaaaaaaaaatgacttcTTTCAGCTAGTTTCGATTCAATCATGCCGTACACAAAACATAAGATTTGGAAttataatttcattttttttcctactatttctcggcaaccaaacagaaattaagaaattgatATTTCACAAAAATTCAGTTAAAGTAAATGAAAATTTACCGAATTGGATCGAAATCGAGGGGGGTAAATTCCTCGAAAAGAAGCTCTGGTTCGATGTTGGAGgattgaggagagagagaagacagAGAGAAGAACGCAAGCGTGCGAGTTTGGGAGAGAAATTTTGGTGGTACACGTGCTAGTGTGTTGGTCTGCTGAATTTGCCCTTGAGCTCTACGTAATATCGCCTGTATCCTTTACGTTTCTGGGAAGTTCGGAGGTCCAAGGGCTTTGTTTGTGTACGACTAACAATTCCACCCCTGCTAACTTTGAAAAAAATTCTCTTAGGACCCTTTCTCCTAATTCATCAAATCTGAAGATTCAGGTCATTGAAATTTggttcaataattaaaattattataacttttaaaataagTCCGTGAGATTAAATTTCAATATCTCCGAACTTAGTAAATTAGGATGAAAAAATCCGAAAAGGATCCTTTTCCGCTAACATTTTGGCGACAATCCTTAAACCATTCTTTGCTATTGAgttgtttatattttttgcgactgttttttaataaatattttgtcattaagatttttatttgaaagaaaaatgtaaaaaagaaaataaagacaATTGATATGATTACATGGGTGtgaaattgagaaaaaaaaacagtaaaactattttggtctttTTACCATTTTTCAGTTGACATATAGAGTTTTGTTAATAGGTACTAGATTCTtagatgagaaattttattgaaattcatataactttttttctacacctaacttaaattttaaatgtgaattttttttttaattttattgcataATTATCATCAAGTACAAGATAAAACTAAcagtaaaattaaaatttatcaataaacccacatTCAATAATTAAACCCTACTACTATGCAATCTTTATCCTCTGTTCATTTTAGCTAAATGTCACTTTAAACCCTACCCGatggatgatgattttgaagaaCACTGATTTGCACAAGCTGTTAATAATGCTGTAAATGTCACTTGTTCTGGTTGAACCATGCCATTCAGCATCTCATAAAAGAGGCTAAGAGACATATCAGCATCTTTGTGGGATGCATTAGCTGAGATTCTTGATGTCCAAATGATTAAGCTCTTACATTTTGCTTGATCAAAATCCCTTTGTGCCTAGTAAAGAAAACTCGACTTTGCATGAGTGTAGATGTATAATAGTACTTGCAGCACACTGATTTTTACTTGATCAAAATCCCTTTAAGCCCAGTCAAATTAAATTGTTTCTAATAGCATAAGCATGTACTTCCTCCCTAACTTTCAGATTTGATAAATAAGATAATGTGGGAAGAATACTTGACAATATCACGGTATTTGGTCTGCAACCGCATGCTTGCATTACGCGAATTAAATTTAATACCTCTTAATGCCAGTTGTTCTGAACTAAACCAGAAATCACAGCATTCTAATTACTTAATTTTGGCTTCTTACTATCTCGAAAAACAACTACAGCTTTGTCAACAAACCCATGAAAGATGTACCTCGAAATTAATGAGCCATAAGTGACCTCATCATTTTCACTCATCTCATCAAATAATTCTTGAATGAGTTGTAGAACACTggtttttgagttttatttctaaataggtgtaaagataaatttataaattgaattgggtttgtgaaggtaatttaggtaataaatttggatTTAAAGAGATATCGATAATTTAATTCAAAGTAATATGAGTGTAGAAAGAAGTTGGATgtgttcaaataaaattactcTTCTTAGAGTCAGTGGAGGATAACCAAAGTGAATGGTTAGACTGCAACATCTATTTCTACTGTTTCAACATCTCCACCTGGGACTAGGATTCTCTTCCCTCCTCTTTCCATCCCCttccatcccctcctctcacattctcttattttgtctttctcttactataaaaatttaatataagatgttaacgtgatttaaccgtgactaTTCAAATAGAGGGGAGGgaatgagagagaaaaaaaaaaaaaaaaaatcctactcCCTCCACCTGAGGCAATTGATCCTTTTGATGTTGAGGACGAAGATTTTTCTAATgaacattaataaaataaaatatgctCCCAAAAAGAGGCATgatattttaggaataatattTGGCTATTCAAAGATAAGTAGGAATTCCTACTCtaaatttctcaaaattgttcgttgtcaatttataaaacttcgtgtttataatcaataccattcatattataaatcatccTATAAAGATCACCTTTGcaaaaaaatgaatgaaaataagatcgtttagtcatcaaactgtttaaaaacaaatgaacaggATTGGTAAGAGCATTACGAAGCATCTATGTACTTGCTACAATAGATTAATTAAACGACCTtagctttaatttattttttacaaagcTCTGTGATTAAAATACTAAAGTTTTGAGTAGGAGTTGCTACTCATCTTCGAGTAGCCAAGTATTGTCCACATCTTAGAAGGAGGGTGGTCAGCATACAATTTGAATTAAGGGGGTACGCAAAATGCTCccgaaaaagaaagagaacatgTCTAAAAGTAGTGTTATCTAGACCATAACACTGAAATTTCAATGAATTGTTACTTACAAGAATCATCAACTATGAAGACCAACCTCTGTTATCTCCAGTATACATCAATTTCCCCTCAAAACTTTGGCTTTGGTGCCTACGATCTTGAACATTTGTTAACTACGTTGATTTGGGCAGATTTAATTGTCCCCCAAGAATATAAATCAATAAACACAAAGGCCTCCAAATTACTTTCTATGCATGCAATGGCAAGCAGCAGCGTCGGTACGTGGAACTCTAATATAATTGCATCTCGAGCTAGGACAAAAACAGCTACAAAGGGCCCCCTTATCTCTGGGTTCGTTCCACCTTGGCTCGAACCTTTTCTTCCAACAAAGATGTATCTGTCTCGAGATCAAACATTCTGTTTAGAGCACGCATATTCTCTAGTATCTCACTCAAAGCACGATTGTCACTTCCATCACATCTGAGGTGCTCCATTGGACCATGAAGGAGTTTGTTCACTATTCCCATGCTAAGATCGTAAATAGCCTTTTTTTGCTTCTTAGAGATATCATCACCCATCTTTGACAAACACTTTTCAACCTCGGAAGCCCTGATCCTCTCAGCATAAGCTCTAAACTTCTTGATGGTAGGAACAGTCTCAAGAGAATCCTTCCAAGCTTCAAATTTATTTGATTCCTCAGTGATAATTGTCTGAGCTTCCATAGCCTTCCTTAGCCTATACTCCTTGTGAGCAGCCACTACCTCTTTGAGGTCATCTACATTATATACAGTCGCAGCTTCAAGATCTGAGACGCATGGTTCCACATTCCTAGGGACAGATATGTCAATGAAAAGCCGATTTCCAAGTTCTGGACTCACAGAGGGAAGCGTCTGTACATGTTCTTTCAAGAATAATGGGGATTCTGATGCAGTGCTAGTGAAAATGACATCCGCTTCAGCAGCGCATGCTAGCATATCTGAGAGTGGCCTGTAGATTATTTCAACATCCTTCAACTCTTTGCGTAGGGCAGCCACTCTCTCCTCACCCCTATTAACAATCACCATTTTTGTGCACCCTTTTGCAACTAAATGTTTAATCACAAGTTTTCCCATCTTGCCCGCACCAATCACCAACACTCTGGCAGTAGCATAAGAAGGTTCTGGAAGCTTCATTAGGGCTAGCTCCACAGCAGCTGAACTGACAGAAACTGACCCTGAGGCAATGTTGGTCTCAGATCTAACTCGCTTCCCAACAGTGATTGCATGCTTGAACAGACCACTGATTTTCCTATCAAAACCAGGTACTCCCTGTCCAACTTTCACAACATGTTTGACTTGAGCAAGGATTTGACCTTCTCCTAGCACAAGAGAATCAAGCCCAGCAGCTACTTCAAATAGGTGCTGGGTGGCATCTTTGTTGTACAACAAAACCCGATGTTTACAAAGCTCAGAGACAGGAACACCACTGACCTGAAgaaaaatgtaaataattaACCCATTTTAACTTAATTTTGCCAATAAACTGAATGAAGAACAAATAAGCACTGAATGAAGGAAAATTGTTGAATGAAGAACAAATAAGATTAGTACCTTTGACATCCATTCAGTCACTTCTTTAACCCCGCGATGCTGAGAGAGAGCTACAACATATATTTCCATACGGTTACAAGTACTAAGCACAGCAGCTTCTTCTATATGGTTCAAAGCACAGAGCTCGCCAATGGCTTGAGACCACTGCGCTTCAGGGATGGCAAGTTTCTCACGTATCTCAACTGGAGCAGTGTGAACATTCAGCCCTATTACTGCAATGCTGCTCCTCTCTTTCGTATATCCTAACAGAAATTAAAAGATCCCCAAATTAAGTAGTGCCATCAATATCTTTGTTAGATAGATAACTACACACTCACTGTAAAAAATGGAAAGTTGAGAggaaatacaaatattaacccCAGATTTATCTGGCAGCTAGTTATTCAGCTAGCAAATTTCATCACGATTACATCAAATATAACACAAAACAGATGACTACTCCCTAAAAGAACACACGTATATCACTATAACTATAACCCATAAACCCCAGAAAGGGAAAAACTTTTGACAACATggggaaaataaaagaaaaatggcGACTCTCGGACACCTCATGGCTTCCAAACTTCTGAGAAAACCAGATTTCGACAATGGGTATCTGAATGCTGGATTAAGGCCCGTAAACATGGTCAATTAAGAACCCACCAGCCAAACCCCCAATGAAAGCGGAAGAACAAGTACCCTGCATCCATAAAAGGATCTGAGACGCACCGCAATTTTCCTTAAACAAACAAGACAATCAAACCTCAGACCTCCCATGGACTCATCACCAAACATCCTTAGACTATTAGGAACCAAGCACTTCCAACTATGCTATTTATCAGATGAACACATAATTAGTGattaagaaaaatgattttAGTATTAGCAACCACCATTCCAATTGAATAATACACTAAAATACCAAATCAAGGATTGAGCGTATTATGCAAATCAAGTCATTTGACAAACCAAAATTGCAATGCAATTGGGAAGGCACGGTATATGCAAATGAGTAATTGAATGGAGAAGAAGGACTCACTGTCAGCTGCGGAGGTTTTGAGGAGCTCGAGAGCCGAAGAGCTCAAAGACCTGGAACCGATCTTGACCGTCTGAACCGAATTCTCGGAGCCCATTTCACACCTAGGGTTCAAAGCGGATCCTCCTCTGAGCGTTCTGGTTTGGAGAGGCCTGTACGGGATTCGGATTTGGGAATGCAAAGATGTAGAGAAAGAATAGGAGGTGGTGCGCTCCGCGCTGGGCCGTGGAAGAGAGGCCGCGAAGCCACTCGCAGCCGCCGccattggagagagagagaaattggaTGATGAGATGAGCCGTGATGCGTttatgaagagagagagagagagagagagaatggtggAAGGAATTAttcaaatgttttatttttattggggATTTGGGATTTGGTGCGAAAGATGAAGAGGTTTGCGTCTGACCAACGACCATAAGGGCGGAAGCCAATGTCAAAATTGAACAACACGTTTTGAATTTTGATGGCAGACCAAAACcgtcaaaccaaaccaaatcaaaagGAAGAGGAGTGTGTTTGGCATTAGTACTTCGCCAACTCCATTATTGACCACCGTCCATGCCTAAGGATCACTTTCGAAGTCatatttttcaaaaacaaaatatattcaattgtaaaataaaataaaatagttgaaCGTTTgatcaaatatatttttaaaaatattatgagAAAGGTTTTCAAAAGCGCATGTTGAATTAGGGGCGTATCTAAGCGGGGTCAAGCGGGGGCTTAggccctttttttatttctaattaaATTTATGATTAAGTACCTAAAACCTCCAACTTTTAGTgtcatttcaaaacattttcaacctttttaaacatttcaaataaGTAATCAACCTATAAAATGTCATATCTGTTAAGCTTCGATtaaatttctgttaaattaaCTAAGGCTAACTTTGTCTCCAAAATCAATATAAGGTCATGGAAGCATAGCCTCCACCAACTAACGGTCAACACCACCCCCACCATGCCATCACCTCCAAACTCATCACATAATCACCAACTCCACCCTACAtctcaagccaccaacatcGAGAAGAAGGTCACGGAGGTTACTGAAATGGTATGGATTGCCTTGATGCGGCCATCACCATCTTTATCTCTCGCAAAGAAGAACTAGAAGCTTTATGAGCCAAGAATCGGCGAATGAAGAAATCACGAGTAGAAACAAGCTCCTCGATTCAATTCAATACTCATCTGATCATTGGGTTCCATATTATAtaatttgtttttgaaatttagATTTAGAGGCAACTAATATTACTATTAACCATGGTATACCCAGTTGGTGGGTTTTGAATATAAAGGTTGGTATGAGGATGAGGTTTTAGTGGTTGTAGGTTGAGTCTCGAAGTGGTAGAGGCTTGATAATTTGGCACGGTTGTAGTTGATGCTTCGAATCATTTTTTCGTCCTTTACGAAAAAATGCGTTGGAGATGTGCCATCAGTTTAAGAAGGGACCTTTGGTAGCATCTATAAGATGTAACACTTATTGGGAGTCTTGCAAGGCTCTGTTACGGGTTGAAGACTCCGAAAATGCCCCAGGCGACTATGACACCAAAGAAGGTTCCAGAACCTAAACAACCGGGGACAATTATCCTTTGGTTCAAGTTAGTCTATTTAAGTGAAGCAGTAAAAGTTCCAGATCTTTCAGTGGGGAGTTCTAACCCCAATACACCTCGAGTAGGAGGTGAGTCTACTGGCAGTTCCATGCGGAAGCgataaggataagaaatatacgaataaataaaaaccaaaagttACTaatgtgcacatggctacgtcaccctcacgtgacgactAATACGCCTTGATTTttggtcgaggtgtgtcagttcTCGTTTCCAAACTCAAGGTGGTACAATAGTTTTGTGCCCAATTATACCACAGATGTAACACTCGTCACTACGGCGAGTGTAAGCAAGGGAACATAAGATGTTATATATGTGGCCAGATTGGACATAAGGCCAGCCAGTTTCCTCGAAATCAGCAGACCCAACTCTCAAGATCAGTACCTAAGCGACATGGTATGGTGATGTTAGTATCAGAATCCTGTTGTAGCATTCAAAATCAAGAATTTTGGACAAACCAGGGATGAGACAATTAAGGTCGAGCCAATCAAAATCAAGAGAATCGAGGATGCCGTGTAGGAGGTCAGCAGACCCAATCACTATGTAAGATGCACAAAATAACCCTGACTTAATAATGGGTACATTGAATGTTCTACACTATTTTGCTAAAGTCATAATTGATTCAAATGCCAACCACTTGGTTATACCTCACTCGTTTTCTTAAAAGACTCAACCATACTCTACTCTTTGAAggtatgatttggaatctcaatgCCTAGATGTGAAGTTTGTTACAAAGGGAGTACCAAAGATGTCCCGTCCTTGTCGAGGAGGAAGTGATGCTAGCTAATCTTGTTCCTTTGGACATCGCGGATTTTGATGTTATCTTGGGTAtagattggctacgtcacgGTAGGCTTGCTAAGTCTTTGGAACGCAACTTCTTTTTTACGACAATTCACCAATTATTGGTGGTTCTGACATCTACCTAGTAAATGTAGGAATTTAATTTCCTATATTTGTATAAATATCCATCCTGCCTAGGGTGAGAATGTTCTTACCCTGGTGCAAGTTCAATCCCCATTGATTCTCTAATAGATAACCTACTAACACTATAGTTTGTAAAGAAATAAACATTTAATCTATGAACCAAAGAAACGCTTGAATATAAGTTCACTTTCTTTGTAATTTAGGTAACTTTCTCTGCATTTAGACAAATTATGTTACTCCACTAAGTTTTGCCTAACAATTATACAATTAGACAAATTATGTTACtcttaggggtgggcaaacaaGACCTGGACTCGCGTGTTGAGGCGAATACGTGCGTTTTGGGGAGGGTACAGGACGGgtcaaaaaattataaatacaaaacGGGGCGGGGCCGGTCCAAGTAAAAAACGAGGTAGGACGGTTCTAGAAATTGGAGAAAACGGATCCCTGGCCTAGATTGTTAATTTCCTATCTTAATTAAATTTCCATCATCTATCACTTTGTCTCTTTCTTTCTTATCTCGTCCAAACACTCCCAACTTCGTGTTCTTAGACCTAAATTGCAGTGCAGGTGGAAGTCGATCAAGGTCCAAACTTCATATTCGTCAATCTGTTTGCCGTCGTCTTGAATTCTTATTCATCAATCCATTCGTCGTCGTCTATCACCGTCATTGTGACTTTGTGTTCATCGATCCATTCACCATCGTTCGTCTCTTTGTGGTCATTGTGACTTCGTGTTCTTCAATCCGTTCGCCATTATCAGTCCCTGCCTCACACAACTCGAAACTCGAGGTCCCTTTCGCAACTCGAGGATTGAAGTTCGAACACAAATCAAATACCCTGGAAAACCCTAACTCAAAGCTTCCAAAACCTCAACCTAGCCAAGAATCCTTCTCTGCCCGCCCTAGTGGTTGCCATTTCCCTTTTCCATTTCGGATTTCGTTTCATTCGACTTCCAATTTAAACtataaatttccaaattttcatcACGAGCCAAATTTAGGGGCTaggtttcttttttgtttctatAAATGACTCTTCTTTGAGCATACTCTAATTAAAACGACGATGAATTGAACGAGCGAAAGGACCAGAGCTGTCAGACATTCAAGACTCGGGGACCCTTTTGGAATCAGCCCGTTTGAAAAGGGTCGGATTAGGTCTGGTTCTATTTTCTAAAATAGTAAAACAGGTCCGCCTCGCCCCACCCCGTTTCTTTTATAAACGGGTTAGGTCTGATTCCTCTAATTTTGGGCTCGGGTTGGCCCGTGCCCACCTCTAGTTACTCCACTAAGTTTTGCCTCACAATTTGTTCCTTGGTTAAATGATGACATAAgtgtttaaaattttcattattgaCACCACGTGACATAAActcagttgttttttttttttgaacaaacggttTCTTTTACGctaagaggaagaagatgggcttagcctcacaatgagctagcaataatgtggttcaacttcgtctttggcgaaaattgaacttaagacctctcacttacaagtgaagagaaataccatgAGACCGTAGTATAAAGTGACATAAGTagttgtatttatatatattaaattatattttgtaaattacaTGATATAATAATTGATGGTTGAATTTCTTGTTTAAATCATTAAAGAAGATATCCAACCATCAACTGCTAGTTCATGTGCTATACAAAATGCAGTTTAAAAACATAATCGCCCTAGtatttttcattcataaaaCATCAAGATTTTGTTTGGTTAGATATTAAATAGAAGGGTTAtactctgtttactaccctcatgtttcgtggttttcaacatttagtacatcaagtttttttcgtcccagagtcatacctaaagtgttaattttgggacagtctcatacatccgttagtcaaactgttagttttcccgttaagtgatgacgtggagCCTATatggacaatgattgggcgccacgtgtcattaaaaaaatattaaaataattaattaaata
Encoded proteins:
- the LOC126586222 gene encoding protein RMD5 homolog encodes the protein MELSTIKDAFERVVKKQKLCFSKSQDVIYQVGREIEQTLTEILSAHDPTSPVDYRSVLADLKVKLNGIGSIPQLEGSHKELNVNLSKYTKLLERSLNSDISKAYRYVDFDHHIVTQMIANHFYREGSFNLGDGIIDEAGEPESTILKSQFMELHQIVEAMKVKNLEPALNWVSANRERLNQIGSNLEVKLHSLQFLEILQKGNLASALQYARTCLSPFASPPSPHKDEVVKLMGCLIYAGRLDSSPYSEITSPTHWEKSMEDLTRQFCSLLGQSYNSPLSMTMAAGFEGLPTLLKLANVMAARKQEWQAMKQLPVPVDLGKEFQFHSIFVCPVSRDQGSQENPPMLMPCLHVLCKQSILKLSKSSTRTFKCPYCPAEASVAQCRQLYF
- the LOC126586218 gene encoding glutamyl-tRNA reductase 1, chloroplastic-like → MAAAASGFAASLPRPSAERTTSYSFSTSLHSQIRIPYRPLQTRTLRGGSALNPRCEMGSENSVQTVKIGSRSLSSSALELLKTSAADRYTKERSSIAVIGLNVHTAPVEIREKLAIPEAQWSQAIGELCALNHIEEAAVLSTCNRMEIYVVALSQHRGVKEVTEWMSKVSGVPVSELCKHRVLLYNKDATQHLFEVAAGLDSLVLGEGQILAQVKHVVKVGQGVPGFDRKISGLFKHAITVGKRVRSETNIASGSVSVSSAAVELALMKLPEPSYATARVLVIGAGKMGKLVIKHLVAKGCTKMVIVNRGEERVAALRKELKDVEIIYRPLSDMLACAAEADVIFTSTASESPLFLKEHVQTLPSVSPELGNRLFIDISVPRNVEPCVSDLEAATVYNVDDLKEVVAAHKEYRLRKAMEAQTIITEESNKFEAWKDSLETVPTIKKFRAYAERIRASEVEKCLSKMGDDISKKQKKAIYDLSMGIVNKLLHGPMEHLRCDGSDNRALSEILENMRALNRMFDLETDTSLLEEKVRAKVERTQR